One Natrinema longum genomic window carries:
- a CDS encoding V-type ATP synthase subunit D has product MANDVKPTRKNLMAIEDRIELSERGHGTLEKKRDGLIMEFMDILDKAQDVRGDLAQDYEDAQKKINMARAMEGDVAVRGAAAALQEHPEITTESKNIMGVVVPQIESSRVSKSLDQRGYGIMGTSARIDEAAEAYEDLLESIILAAEVETAMKKMLREIETTKRRVNALEFKLLPELYDNQEYIEQKLEEQEREETFRLKKIKEKKEAEEKAEREAEAAAAEEAEANQEELEDVQPDTAAQSPTANQ; this is encoded by the coding sequence ATGGCCAACGACGTCAAGCCCACCCGCAAGAACTTGATGGCGATCGAGGATCGCATCGAGCTCTCCGAGCGGGGCCACGGCACGCTCGAGAAGAAACGCGACGGGCTGATCATGGAGTTCATGGACATCCTGGACAAGGCACAGGACGTCCGCGGCGACCTCGCACAGGACTACGAGGACGCCCAGAAGAAGATCAACATGGCCCGGGCGATGGAAGGCGATGTCGCGGTCCGCGGTGCCGCGGCGGCGCTGCAGGAACACCCCGAGATCACCACCGAATCGAAGAACATCATGGGCGTCGTCGTCCCACAGATCGAGTCCTCGCGGGTCTCCAAGAGCCTCGATCAACGCGGCTACGGGATCATGGGCACCTCCGCCCGCATCGACGAGGCCGCCGAAGCCTACGAGGACCTCTTAGAGAGCATCATCCTCGCCGCCGAGGTCGAGACGGCGATGAAGAAGATGCTCCGCGAGATCGAGACCACCAAGCGACGCGTCAACGCCCTCGAGTTCAAACTCCTGCCGGAACTCTACGACAACCAGGAGTACATCGAGCAAAAACTCGAGGAACAGGAACGCGAGGAGACGTTCCGCCTGAAGAAGATCAAGGAGAAGAAAGAAGCCGAAGAGAAGGCGGAACGAGAGGCCGAGGCGGCCGCCGCCGAAGAAGCGGAAGCGAACCAGGAAGAACTCGAAGACGTGCAGCCGGATACGGCCGCGCAGTCGCCCACGGCGAACCAGTAA
- the pan2 gene encoding proteasome-activating nucleotidase Pan2, translated as MSRSPSIPDRPHRDIDSDLPDDERLEALRGHYEDLVDVNDQLSEQLDDAEDRRERLREKVDRVERENETLKSSSLYIATVEDVLDDQVIVKQHGNNQEVLTDVSSRIGDRIEPGDRVAVNDSFAIQTILNTETDARAQSMEITAKPAVTYADIGGIDEQVREVREAVEQPLAEPELFDEVGIDPPSGVLLYGPPGTGKTMLAKAVANETDATFIKMAGSELVRKFIGEGSRLVRDLFEMARERQPAIIFIDEIDAIASRRTESKTSGDAEVQRTMMQLLSEMDGFEARGEVRIIAATNRFDMLDRAILRPGRFDRLIEVPEPDRDGREQILQIHTRGMNVTDDVDFADLADDTDGYSGAEIESLATEAGMFAIRNDRNEVTHQDFTEALEKIEKDDSSDVISSAGYFYQ; from the coding sequence ATGTCTCGAAGCCCGTCTATTCCAGACCGACCTCACCGCGATATCGACTCAGATCTCCCCGACGACGAGCGGCTCGAGGCGCTCCGCGGGCACTACGAGGATCTCGTCGACGTCAACGACCAGCTGTCCGAACAGCTCGACGACGCCGAGGACCGCCGCGAGCGCCTCCGGGAGAAGGTCGACCGCGTCGAACGCGAAAACGAGACGCTGAAGAGTTCGTCGCTGTACATCGCGACGGTCGAGGACGTCCTCGACGACCAGGTCATCGTCAAACAACACGGGAACAATCAGGAGGTGCTCACCGACGTCTCCTCGCGTATCGGCGACCGCATCGAACCCGGCGATCGGGTCGCGGTCAACGACTCCTTTGCGATCCAGACGATCCTCAACACCGAGACCGACGCACGCGCCCAGTCGATGGAGATCACCGCGAAGCCGGCGGTCACCTACGCCGACATCGGCGGCATCGACGAACAGGTCCGGGAAGTCCGCGAAGCCGTCGAGCAGCCCCTCGCCGAGCCCGAACTGTTCGACGAAGTCGGTATCGACCCACCCAGCGGCGTCCTCCTCTATGGGCCGCCGGGGACGGGCAAGACGATGCTCGCCAAAGCCGTCGCCAACGAGACCGACGCCACCTTCATCAAGATGGCTGGCTCGGAACTCGTCCGCAAGTTCATCGGCGAGGGCTCGCGGCTCGTCCGCGACCTCTTCGAGATGGCCCGCGAGCGCCAGCCCGCCATCATCTTCATCGACGAGATCGACGCGATCGCTTCGCGGCGCACCGAATCCAAGACCTCCGGCGACGCCGAGGTCCAGCGAACCATGATGCAACTCCTGAGCGAAATGGACGGCTTCGAGGCCCGCGGCGAGGTCCGCATCATCGCCGCAACCAACCGCTTCGACATGCTCGACCGCGCGATCCTCCGCCCCGGCCGGTTCGACCGCCTCATCGAAGTCCCCGAACCCGACCGCGACGGCCGCGAACAGATCCTGCAGATCCACACCCGCGGGATGAACGTCACCGACGACGTCGACTTCGCCGACCTCGCCGACGACACCGACGGCTACTCCGGGGCCGAAATCGAGAGCCTCGCCACCGAAGCCGGCATGTTCGCCATCCGCAACGACCGCAACGAAGTCACCCACCAGGACTTCACCGAGGCCTTAGAAAAGATCGAGAAAGACGACTCGAGCGACGTGATCTCCTCGGCCGGCTACTTCTATCAGTAA
- a CDS encoding ABC transporter ATP-binding protein, translating into MSRISLESLTKAYGDEVAVDGIDLTIRDGEILGVVGPSGCGKTTTLRTIAGFETPSDGRVLFDGVDVTHVPPEERNVGLVFQSYALFDTMTVRENVAFGPKMQGVPKAERRDRADDLLAMLDIAELADRRPTTLSGGQQQRVGLARALAIEPHVLLLDEPMTGLDAELKTRLREEIGDLLADLEVTALYVTHDQEEAMAMCDRIAVLAEGTVEQVGTPAEIYRRPANTFVANFVGRSNLLEGVAENGHVDLGFAELPVAVQADGEVRVAVRPEAFEIGSGAIRADVADVTYLGERTHLSATLPDETTVTLHADGLDGYRIGDTVSLSIDEDRVHVLESE; encoded by the coding sequence GTGAGCCGGATCTCCCTCGAGTCGCTGACCAAGGCCTACGGCGACGAGGTTGCCGTCGACGGGATCGATCTGACGATCCGGGACGGCGAGATCCTCGGGGTCGTCGGTCCGTCGGGCTGCGGGAAGACGACGACGTTGCGAACCATCGCCGGTTTCGAGACGCCGAGCGACGGGCGAGTGCTGTTCGACGGGGTCGACGTCACCCACGTCCCGCCGGAGGAACGCAACGTCGGCTTGGTCTTCCAGTCCTACGCCCTGTTCGACACCATGACCGTCCGCGAGAACGTCGCCTTCGGGCCGAAGATGCAAGGCGTTCCGAAAGCCGAGCGTCGCGACCGGGCCGACGACCTGCTCGCCATGCTCGACATCGCCGAACTGGCCGACCGGCGGCCGACGACGCTGTCGGGCGGCCAGCAACAGCGGGTCGGCCTCGCGCGGGCGCTCGCGATCGAACCCCACGTCCTCCTGCTCGACGAACCGATGACTGGGTTGGACGCCGAACTCAAGACCCGACTGCGCGAGGAGATCGGCGACCTGCTTGCCGACCTCGAGGTGACCGCCCTCTACGTCACGCACGATCAGGAGGAGGCGATGGCGATGTGCGACCGGATCGCCGTCCTCGCGGAGGGGACCGTCGAGCAGGTCGGGACGCCCGCGGAGATCTACCGCCGTCCCGCGAACACTTTCGTCGCGAACTTCGTCGGGCGATCGAACCTGCTCGAGGGGGTCGCCGAAAACGGCCACGTCGATCTCGGATTCGCCGAACTGCCCGTTGCAGTCCAAGCAGACGGCGAGGTCAGAGTCGCGGTCCGCCCCGAGGCGTTCGAGATCGGTTCGGGAGCGATTCGGGCCGACGTGGCGGACGTGACCTACCTCGGCGAGCGGACCCACCTCTCGGCGACGCTCCCGGACGAAACGACGGTAACGCTACACGCCGACGGTCTCGACGGCTACCGAATCGGCGACACCGTGTCGCTCTCGATCGACGAAGACCGGGTGCACGTCCTCGAGTCGGAATAG
- a CDS encoding pyruvoyl-dependent arginine decarboxylase, giving the protein MSTIRVVWGSASAPTAMASYDAALAEAGIENYNLVSVSSMIPAETPVEAVGTAPDLGPAGERLTVVEARATTAGPGRVSAALAWTQSVDDGPGLFYETAGEMDHETVERRVREGLAAGQDLREWEFGDSAVAVESQQAESGAHTTAVVLAVYGESEPILSD; this is encoded by the coding sequence ATGAGCACGATTCGAGTCGTCTGGGGGTCGGCATCGGCTCCCACGGCGATGGCCTCCTACGATGCCGCGCTCGCGGAGGCCGGCATCGAGAACTACAACCTCGTCTCGGTTTCCTCGATGATCCCCGCTGAGACCCCCGTCGAAGCCGTCGGCACCGCGCCCGATCTCGGCCCCGCCGGCGAGCGCCTGACCGTCGTCGAGGCTCGAGCCACCACTGCCGGTCCCGGCCGCGTGAGCGCCGCGCTGGCGTGGACCCAGTCGGTCGACGACGGTCCGGGACTGTTCTACGAGACCGCGGGCGAGATGGATCACGAGACCGTCGAACGCCGGGTCCGCGAGGGACTGGCTGCGGGGCAGGACCTGCGCGAGTGGGAGTTTGGCGATTCGGCGGTCGCCGTCGAGAGCCAACAGGCCGAGTCGGGAGCACACACGACGGCGGTCGTGCTCGCGGTCTACGGCGAGAGCGAGCCGATCCTCTCGGATTGA
- a CDS encoding zinc ribbon domain-containing protein, translating into MRDDDRGCPKCDHTETEIDEIATTGGGLSKMFDIQNRRFHVVSCTNCGYSELYKGQSSGDMIDLFLG; encoded by the coding sequence ATGAGAGACGACGATCGCGGCTGTCCGAAGTGCGACCACACGGAGACGGAGATCGACGAGATCGCGACGACCGGGGGCGGGCTCTCGAAGATGTTCGACATCCAGAACCGCCGTTTCCACGTCGTGAGCTGTACGAACTGCGGCTACTCGGAGCTCTACAAGGGACAGTCGTCGGGGGACATGATCGACCTGTTTCTCGGGTAG
- a CDS encoding DUF6276 family protein codes for MTCPECTTAVVSFSVPEAYRTDAPSGAAVVSFCPRCLRLEPTPDAPLDADGNGPAGGEPDFSRVSDAFPTTPERAIPLALAVGLCSSLATNRAAIETLLEAVERAGTDPLLVLDRLSADPSVEPAIDLERRSHQLEQLLY; via the coding sequence ATGACCTGTCCCGAATGCACCACCGCTGTCGTTTCGTTTTCCGTTCCGGAAGCGTACCGCACTGACGCGCCGTCGGGGGCCGCTGTCGTTTCGTTCTGTCCGCGCTGTCTGCGCCTCGAGCCGACGCCGGACGCGCCGCTCGACGCGGACGGGAACGGACCGGCGGGTGGCGAGCCCGACTTTTCACGCGTCAGCGATGCCTTCCCCACCACTCCCGAGCGTGCGATTCCGCTCGCGCTCGCGGTCGGCCTGTGTTCGTCGCTTGCGACGAACCGCGCCGCGATCGAAACCCTGCTCGAGGCGGTCGAACGAGCCGGGACGGATCCGTTGCTCGTCCTCGATCGGCTCAGTGCCGATCCGTCGGTCGAGCCGGCGATCGATCTCGAACGGCGGAGCCACCAGCTCGAACAGCTACTGTATTGA
- a CDS encoding DUF5811 family protein — MNGNTPYAGLPGETGAGQRAAADVPDLSSTQKRLLHRDVSRIAARTREFLPSEYVVDADVSSGMTGPQVTVAVRPPVGHAVSAGFTPDLEEAAAAEEVITPDERDEVARGLAASAALQVKQAVSNNVRPTGK, encoded by the coding sequence ATGAACGGAAATACGCCGTACGCAGGGCTACCGGGCGAGACTGGTGCTGGGCAGCGTGCAGCGGCGGACGTTCCGGACCTCTCGAGTACGCAAAAACGACTGCTCCATCGCGACGTCTCACGGATCGCCGCCCGTACCCGTGAGTTCCTTCCCAGCGAGTACGTCGTCGACGCAGACGTCTCGAGCGGGATGACCGGGCCACAGGTCACCGTCGCGGTCCGCCCGCCGGTCGGCCACGCCGTCAGTGCCGGCTTTACGCCCGACCTGGAGGAAGCGGCGGCCGCCGAGGAGGTCATCACCCCCGACGAACGCGACGAAGTCGCCCGCGGGCTGGCCGCGAGCGCCGCCTTGCAGGTGAAACAGGCCGTCAGCAACAACGTGCGGCCGACCGGGAAGTAA